A DNA window from Loxodonta africana isolate mLoxAfr1 chromosome 7, mLoxAfr1.hap2, whole genome shotgun sequence contains the following coding sequences:
- the LOC100670902 gene encoding endoplasmic reticulum mannosyl-oligosaccharide 1,2-alpha-mannosidase-like: MWIMGLQNEFEEAKKWVLEELHFDKNVEVNLFEITIRILGGLLSTYHLSGDSLFLEKAKDLGHRLMPAFRTPSKIPYSHVNIGTGVTDPHELFSPVAAVTSIQLEFRELSRLTGDETFQEAVREVMKHIHSLPGKNDGLVPMHVNTRSGFFTLVNAFTLGANTDSYYECLLKQWIQGGKKESQLLEDYIEAIEGVKKHLLRQSRVRNLTFVGELVGGRFEAKMDHYVCFLPGTLALGVHHGLTNDHMELAKALMETCYQMYHQFKSGLSPENVYFHINPRVIHKDMRVRPQDNFNVLRPETVESLFYLYRFTGDKKYQDWGWEILQCFNKYSRIPSGGYSSIYNVQKPVACDSMQSFFLGETLKYMYLLFSDDMDFLSLDKYVFNTEAHPLPIWTSA; this comes from the coding sequence ATGTGGATTATGGGGCTACAAAATGAATTTGAAGAAGCCAAGAAATGGGTGTTAGAGGAATTACACTTTGATAAAAATGTAGAGGTAAATCTCTTTGAGATCACTATTCGTATTTTGGGTGGACTTCTGAGTACTTACCACTTATCTGGAGATAGCCTCTTTTTGGAAAAAGCGAAAGATCTTGGACATCGGCTAATGCCGGCTTTCAGAACTCCCTCCAAGATTCCATACTCTCATGTAAACATTGGCACTGGTGTAACCGACCCACATGAACTCTTCAGTCCAGTGGCAGCAGTGACGAGCATTCAGTTGGAGTTCAGAGAGCTATCTCGTCTCACTGGAGATgaaacatttcaggaggcagtgAGGGAAGTGATGAAGCATATCCATTCCCTGCCTGGGAAGAATGATGGACTGGTGCCCATGCATGTCAATACCAGAAGTGGCTTCTTCACCTTAGTGAATGCCTTCACTCTTGGAGCGAATACTGACAGCTACTACGAGTGTCTGCTGAAGCAGTGGAtccaaggaggaaagaaagaaagtcaGTTGTTAGAAGACTACATTGAAGCCATCGAAGGAGTAAAAAAGCACCTGCTTCGGCAGTCTAGGGTCAGAAACCTGACTTTTGTGGGGGAACTTGTCGGTGGTAGGTTCGAAGCCAAGATGGATCATTATGTGTGCTTTTTGCCTGGGACTCTGGCTCTGGGTGTACACCATGGACTGACCAATGATCATATGGAGCTAGCTAAAGCTCTTATGGAGACCTGTTACCAGATGTATCATCAGTTTAAGTCTGGGCTGAGCCCAGAAAATGTGTACTTCCACATTAACCCCAGAGTTATCCATAAGGATATGAGGGTCCGTCCTCAAGACAATTTCAATGTGCTGCGACCAGAGACTGTGGAGAGCCTGTTCTATCTGTACCGGTTCACTGGGGACAAGAAGTACCAGGATTGGGGCTGGGAGATCCTGCAGTGCTTTAACAAGTATTCCCGCATTCCTTCAGGTGGCTATTCTTCCATCTATAATGTTCAGAAGCCAGTTGCGTGTGACAGTATGCAAAGCTTCTTTCTGGGAGAAACACTGAAATACATGTATCttctcttttctgatgacatggaCTTTCTCAGTCTTGACAAATATGTGTTTAACACAGAGGCTCATCCCCTGCCCATCTGGACTTCAGCTTAA